A genomic window from Variovorax paradoxus includes:
- a CDS encoding pilus assembly PilX family protein: MLSPQRRQSGFVMIIVLIALAIMSMAAIGLMRTVSSSASIAGNLAFEQAASTSADQAVETAVTWLENNSGQTSSSTASTCSTGTSVLACNQASHGYAATRTDPSSTQSWSQLWTQLVSAGYTAIQLSQDSSGNTAAYLIQRMCASTGDASSTNGCGSSPMSVNTGGSKKSGSTQTSSTQVYYRITVKVSGPRNTVSFTQAMVAL, translated from the coding sequence ATGCTGAGCCCGCAGCGCAGGCAGAGTGGCTTCGTCATGATCATCGTCCTGATTGCACTGGCGATCATGAGCATGGCCGCGATCGGCCTCATGCGCACCGTCTCCAGCTCGGCGAGCATCGCCGGCAACCTGGCCTTCGAACAGGCGGCTTCCACCTCTGCCGACCAGGCGGTGGAGACGGCGGTGACCTGGCTGGAGAACAACAGCGGACAGACCAGTTCCAGCACCGCCAGCACTTGTTCGACAGGAACCTCCGTGCTGGCCTGCAACCAGGCGAGTCATGGCTACGCCGCCACGCGCACCGACCCCAGCAGCACGCAGTCCTGGTCGCAGCTGTGGACCCAATTGGTCAGTGCGGGTTACACCGCCATCCAGCTGAGCCAGGACAGCTCGGGCAATACCGCTGCCTACCTGATCCAGCGCATGTGCGCCAGCACAGGCGATGCGTCATCCACCAACGGTTGTGGCAGTTCACCCATGAGCGTGAACACCGGCGGAAGCAAAAAGTCTGGCAGCACCCAAACGTCCAGTACCCAGGTCTATTACCGCATCACCGTCAAGGTGAGCGGGCCGCGCAATACCGTCTCTTTCACGCAAGCCATGGTCGCCCTATGA
- a CDS encoding PilW family protein, protein MPAPHPIRSQHGFSIIELMVGLLVGMLAVLIVVQLLYSTSTQQRLTSTSGDAEINAATATHILTRELSQAGLGISAYTLLGCSLTYTTTSDSKSVTLSSLAPVTINPGTSLVPAGDTGTDTLLVVSGSSASPTEGDALAGTSTATSYTVTTPSSFATGDWVMAASTTRDSTSSCAMTLGKVTAIASYVLTVSSGTAGLAAAEAAVYNLGAAPVIHAYAIRNGNLTVCDYAVYNCGDTSYTTTLNSSVWVPVASHVASLRAQYGRDTSDLSTPKMDGVVDSYDQTTPGSTSDTSGLSSYCGWLRVVGLRLAVVTRSQQYDKDTVTTTAPTWSGSSANTSTTSTLTTVTPTALAIDLSANSDWKHYRYKTIETTVPLRDIIWNGNQVTYQSGDVAC, encoded by the coding sequence ATGCCCGCCCCACACCCCATTCGCAGCCAGCACGGTTTCAGCATCATCGAACTCATGGTCGGCCTGCTGGTCGGCATGCTGGCAGTGCTGATCGTTGTGCAGTTGCTGTACTCCACAAGCACACAGCAGCGGCTGACCAGTACCAGCGGCGACGCTGAAATCAACGCCGCCACGGCCACTCACATCCTGACGCGTGAACTGAGCCAGGCCGGCCTGGGCATCAGTGCCTATACGCTGCTGGGCTGCAGTCTCACGTACACCACGACCTCGGACAGCAAGAGCGTTACGCTGTCATCGCTGGCCCCGGTCACTATCAATCCAGGCACTTCGCTGGTACCCGCGGGTGACACCGGCACCGACACGCTCCTTGTCGTCAGCGGCAGCTCGGCCAGCCCCACCGAGGGGGACGCCCTCGCGGGCACCAGCACCGCCACCAGCTACACCGTGACCACCCCGTCGTCCTTCGCCACGGGCGACTGGGTGATGGCCGCCTCGACCACACGCGACAGCACCTCTTCCTGCGCCATGACTCTCGGCAAGGTGACTGCCATTGCGAGCTATGTGCTGACTGTGTCCAGCGGCACCGCGGGCCTGGCGGCTGCGGAGGCCGCCGTCTACAACCTGGGGGCCGCCCCGGTCATCCATGCCTATGCGATCCGCAACGGCAACCTCACTGTGTGCGACTACGCGGTCTACAACTGCGGCGACACCAGCTACACCACCACGCTCAACAGCAGCGTCTGGGTCCCGGTGGCCAGCCACGTCGCCAGCCTGCGGGCCCAGTACGGCCGCGACACCAGCGACCTGAGCACGCCGAAGATGGACGGCGTGGTCGACAGCTACGACCAGACCACCCCCGGCAGCACGAGCGATACCTCGGGCCTGTCCAGCTACTGTGGCTGGCTGCGAGTGGTTGGCCTGCGGCTCGCGGTGGTCACGCGCAGCCAGCAATACGACAAGGACACGGTCACCACCACCGCACCCACCTGGTCCGGCAGCAGTGCCAACACCAGCACTACCAGCACGCTGACCACCGTGACGCCTACCGCTCTGGCGATCGACCTCAGCGCCAACTCGGATTGGAAACACTACCGCTACAAGACCATCGAGACCACGGTGCCGCTGCGCGACATCATCTGGAACGGCAACCAGGTCACCTACCAGAGCGGAGACGTCGCATGCTGA
- the pilV gene encoding type IV pilus modification protein PilV: MPRRQTPSSAMGGFTLIEVMAALLIFAIGLLGITGLYASAARTATGAEFRTTAAMLASDLISRMWMSDRTAATLQANYGSTAAGTGYTSWKATVDKSNLPGISSLPPTVTFSTVAGGGSSAVSSSLATITIYWKGPGDSSAHQYVAMAQMKP, from the coding sequence ATGCCGCGCCGCCAAACACCTTCATCCGCCATGGGCGGCTTCACCCTCATCGAGGTGATGGCTGCGCTGCTCATCTTCGCCATCGGCCTGCTGGGCATCACCGGCCTCTACGCCAGCGCAGCGCGCACTGCTACTGGTGCCGAATTCCGTACAACCGCCGCCATGCTCGCCAGCGACCTGATCAGCCGCATGTGGATGAGCGACCGCACGGCAGCCACCCTCCAGGCCAACTACGGGAGCACTGCCGCCGGCACGGGCTACACGAGCTGGAAGGCCACCGTCGACAAATCGAACCTGCCGGGCATCAGCAGCCTGCCGCCGACCGTCACTTTCAGCACGGTAGCCGGCGGCGGCAGCTCGGCCGTCAGCAGCAGTCTGGCCACCATCACCATCTACTGGAAGGGCCCGGGCGACAGCAGCGCCCACCAGTACGTGGCCATGGCGCAGATGAAGCCGTGA
- a CDS encoding GspH/FimT family pseudopilin encodes MDRNLVELLDHNQGRELLMRTRQPSSAGFSLIELMVAITILAILTLLAAPGFSDWTRNNRLRSTAESLRSDLQTARAEAIRRNTGTRLQFVSSLDASCALSTSVAIWVVNAGISQTPAGACGNAPSATSTPYLISKSPIESSKSSDLVLTASRSTVGFDALGRQSATSNPTTSIATLTVQLTSASSTCVASGGSVRCLNVIVSPGGDARICDPARSGSTDPMTC; translated from the coding sequence ATGGACCGCAACCTCGTCGAGCTGCTGGATCACAACCAGGGGCGGGAGCTGCTGATGCGCACGCGGCAGCCTTCGTCGGCGGGATTCAGCTTGATCGAGTTGATGGTGGCTATCACGATCCTGGCGATCCTGACTTTGCTGGCCGCACCCGGGTTCAGTGACTGGACACGCAACAACCGCCTGCGCAGCACGGCCGAGTCGCTGCGCTCCGATCTGCAGACGGCCCGGGCGGAAGCCATCCGCCGCAACACCGGCACGCGATTGCAGTTCGTCAGCTCACTGGACGCCAGTTGCGCGTTGAGTACCAGCGTGGCGATCTGGGTGGTGAACGCCGGCATCTCCCAGACACCGGCCGGCGCCTGCGGCAATGCCCCGAGCGCCACCAGTACGCCCTACCTGATCAGCAAGAGCCCGATCGAATCCAGCAAGAGCTCGGATCTGGTGCTCACCGCATCGCGCAGCACCGTGGGCTTCGATGCACTGGGCCGCCAGTCGGCCACGAGCAACCCGACCACGTCGATCGCCACGCTGACGGTGCAGCTGACCAGCGCCAGCAGCACCTGCGTCGCCTCTGGTGGTTCGGTGCGGTGCCTGAACGTGATCGTCTCGCCGGGCGGTGATGCCCGCATCTGCGACCCCGCGCGCAGCGGGAGCACCGACCCCATGACCTGCTGA
- a CDS encoding type IV pilin protein, which translates to MTRLQKKPQELRARVLGFTLIEVMVTVAIVAILASLALPSYTDYVRRGRIPEATSNLSASNAKMEQWFQDAKSYYATGSTSACGVSISNTNLKYFTLTCSPSSSTSYTITATGTSAMAGFVYTIDQDGTRTTTITGVSGWTATSSSCWITTRGGSC; encoded by the coding sequence ATGACGCGGCTGCAGAAGAAGCCTCAAGAGCTCCGTGCGCGAGTGCTCGGCTTCACCTTGATCGAGGTGATGGTCACCGTGGCGATCGTGGCGATCCTGGCGTCCCTCGCCCTGCCCTCCTACACGGACTACGTGCGGCGCGGCCGCATTCCGGAGGCGACCTCCAATCTCTCCGCCAGCAACGCAAAGATGGAGCAGTGGTTCCAGGATGCCAAGAGCTACTACGCCACCGGCTCCACCAGTGCATGCGGCGTGAGCATCTCGAATACCAACCTGAAGTACTTCACGCTCACCTGCTCGCCCAGTTCGTCCACGAGCTACACCATCACCGCCACCGGCACGTCTGCCATGGCTGGCTTCGTCTACACCATCGACCAGGACGGCACGCGGACTACCACCATCACCGGCGTGTCGGGATGGACCGCAACCTCGTCGAGCTGCTGGATCACAACCAGGGGCGGGAGCTGCTGA
- a CDS encoding pilin, with translation MNHRSFARNVQKGFTLIELMIVVAIIGILAAIAIPQYQTYIAKSQVARAMGETGALKTAYEDCLNNGKTDAAACDLGATSSNILSYTSPLASTAGTALSTTTNTVALTTSGTISATFAGSAAATLKATPYTITWTRSTAGSWTCATTADSKYAPAGCPNGT, from the coding sequence ATGAACCATCGTTCCTTCGCACGCAATGTGCAAAAGGGTTTCACCCTCATCGAGTTGATGATCGTCGTGGCGATCATCGGCATTCTGGCTGCTATTGCGATTCCGCAGTACCAGACCTACATCGCCAAGTCGCAAGTGGCTCGCGCCATGGGCGAAACCGGCGCCCTGAAGACGGCGTATGAAGATTGCCTGAACAATGGAAAGACTGATGCGGCCGCTTGCGACCTCGGCGCTACCAGCTCCAACATCTTGAGCTATACATCCCCCCTGGCTTCGACTGCTGGCACGGCACTTAGCACGACCACCAATACTGTCGCGCTGACTACTAGCGGCACCATTTCAGCCACATTCGCCGGCAGTGCGGCTGCAACGCTGAAAGCGACGCCCTACACGATCACCTGGACTCGAAGCACCGCGGGCAGCTGGACCTGCGCAACTACAGCTGACTCGAAGTACGCACCGGCGGGCTGCCCTAACGGCACCTGA
- a CDS encoding ATP-binding protein has product MNSQGTARRWSGPPLAWQIMGLLLGGLVVAQVVTLALTVLLPPQPQRQWEMGDIARVLSGRSAEGRNANLLQRTLQANAPQPKGQGWLTSERSRRDLAQLLTRDEAEVRLYFFTPLPFAGTTGPVAATEDGHDAAQPVPRRIANTFAGAGFLRVQARGGPGGGGGGGGPGGPGGPGGMGFPGGMGGPRGNQMGTSPPSPPPGSVTTNPATGNAPATTPDASGGPSTPTPAAGNPPGSTATASPGSGAGPAGTPPSPGSATPSTTAAPGSATAPGSTTAPGAPGAAPPPGLSSAAPPSGPAQGQPGAPSIQSGPSMRALPPVIESPPRREAPARAEAPVAPPTAQSPRAEPATRPSSASTPPVTATAPPRVVAPVEPPHASRDTDTTITTPIATTDNERPAARGLFGLAPAPFVEGDFIAAVYTPEGSWVVVQPVPESFPNAWQRRVLLWFLIAAAIVAPAGWLFSRRLVRPIAGFARAADQLGRDPAAPVLALEGPAEIGRAAQAFNRMQARLRSFVDDRTVMIGAISHDLRTPLTRLRFRIEDVPDDVRAGMLEDVQEMELMIGSVLSFIRDASVVSARERMDLSSLVEDVVEQAVFVGKNVQLRRVESAQVEVDPIGMRRVLDNLIENAVKYGHLARVRLFTDGHDAVVEIGDRGPGLPTNEIEQVFKPFYRTAQARSSRAAGSGLGLAVCRSIARAHGGDVVLRSGSHGLVAQVRVPLALEAQRLASAAH; this is encoded by the coding sequence ATGAACTCCCAAGGTACCGCGCGCCGCTGGTCGGGCCCGCCGCTCGCGTGGCAAATCATGGGCCTGCTGCTGGGCGGGCTGGTGGTGGCGCAAGTCGTGACACTGGCGCTGACCGTGCTTCTCCCGCCGCAACCACAGCGCCAATGGGAGATGGGCGACATTGCGCGCGTGCTGTCTGGCCGAAGCGCCGAAGGCCGCAACGCGAACCTGCTGCAGCGCACGCTGCAGGCGAACGCGCCCCAACCCAAGGGGCAAGGCTGGCTGACCTCCGAACGCTCGCGGCGCGACCTGGCGCAACTGCTGACGCGCGACGAGGCCGAGGTGCGGCTGTACTTCTTCACGCCGCTGCCGTTCGCGGGCACCACGGGCCCTGTCGCGGCAACGGAAGACGGGCATGACGCAGCGCAGCCAGTGCCGCGCCGCATCGCCAACACCTTTGCTGGAGCGGGCTTTCTGCGGGTCCAGGCGAGAGGTGGGCCGGGGGGCGGCGGAGGCGGCGGCGGACCGGGAGGACCCGGTGGGCCTGGAGGCATGGGATTCCCCGGGGGAATGGGAGGCCCGAGGGGAAACCAGATGGGCACTTCTCCGCCGTCACCACCACCCGGCAGCGTGACAACGAATCCCGCGACGGGCAATGCGCCGGCCACTACGCCGGACGCGTCGGGCGGTCCATCCACGCCCACGCCCGCGGCCGGAAACCCTCCGGGCAGCACGGCAACGGCTTCCCCCGGTAGCGGTGCAGGCCCCGCCGGCACACCGCCATCGCCCGGGTCGGCGACACCGAGCACGACGGCCGCGCCGGGCTCGGCGACCGCACCAGGCTCAACGACTGCGCCGGGCGCGCCCGGTGCCGCCCCTCCACCGGGCCTCTCGTCCGCAGCGCCACCATCGGGCCCCGCCCAAGGCCAGCCCGGAGCCCCCTCAATACAGTCAGGGCCCTCCATGCGAGCCTTGCCGCCGGTCATCGAAAGCCCACCACGCCGCGAGGCCCCTGCCAGGGCCGAGGCACCCGTTGCCCCCCCTACCGCGCAATCGCCGCGCGCCGAGCCCGCCACGCGGCCGTCTTCGGCCAGTACGCCACCTGTGACCGCGACTGCACCGCCGCGCGTCGTCGCCCCTGTCGAACCGCCCCACGCGTCCAGAGACACCGACACGACGATCACGACACCCATCGCCACCACTGACAACGAACGCCCCGCCGCGCGCGGCCTCTTCGGGCTCGCGCCCGCGCCATTCGTCGAAGGCGACTTCATCGCCGCGGTCTACACGCCCGAAGGCAGCTGGGTGGTGGTGCAGCCGGTGCCCGAGTCTTTTCCGAACGCGTGGCAGCGCCGCGTGCTGCTGTGGTTCCTGATCGCTGCCGCAATCGTCGCCCCTGCGGGCTGGCTGTTCTCGCGCCGGCTGGTGCGGCCGATTGCCGGCTTCGCGCGCGCAGCCGACCAACTGGGCCGCGACCCTGCGGCGCCGGTGCTGGCACTGGAGGGCCCCGCCGAAATCGGCCGCGCAGCACAGGCCTTCAACCGCATGCAGGCGCGGCTGCGCAGCTTCGTAGACGACCGCACGGTGATGATCGGCGCCATCAGCCACGACCTGCGCACGCCCCTCACGCGGCTGCGCTTTCGCATCGAGGACGTGCCCGACGACGTGCGCGCCGGCATGCTCGAAGACGTCCAGGAGATGGAGTTGATGATCGGCTCCGTGCTCAGCTTCATCCGCGATGCCTCGGTGGTGAGCGCGCGCGAACGCATGGACCTCTCGAGCCTTGTCGAGGACGTGGTCGAGCAGGCCGTGTTCGTCGGCAAGAACGTGCAGTTGCGACGCGTCGAGAGCGCGCAGGTGGAGGTCGACCCGATCGGCATGCGCCGCGTGCTCGACAACCTGATCGAGAACGCCGTCAAGTACGGGCACCTGGCACGCGTGCGGCTGTTCACCGATGGGCACGACGCAGTGGTCGAGATCGGCGACCGTGGGCCGGGGCTGCCCACAAACGAAATCGAGCAGGTGTTCAAGCCGTTCTATCGGACGGCACAGGCGCGGTCCTCGCGTGCTGCAGGCAGCGGCCTCGGTCTGGCTGTGTGCCGCTCCATCGCGCGCGCGCACGGCGGCGACGTCGTGCTGAGGTCCGGCTCGCATGGGCTTGTTGCGCAGGTTCGCGTGCCTCTGGCGCTCGAGGCGCAACGGCTGGCGTCTGCGGCGCACTGA
- a CDS encoding response regulator codes for MIRYPIRRNVNLSTRILIVDDDAGIRSLVASFLEKHGFHVDAAGHPAEMRERLAQADYALIVLDVMMPGEDGLSALRELQRIGGPPVIMLSAVGTDIDRIVGLEIGAEDYLAKPCNPRELLARIRTVLRRTAHAAAVGLPAQQPVPPPLSGAAAAQEAQQPTVLHFAGWRMDLETRLLHDPQDRPVDLSDGEFRLLRALVQHPRRVLTRDQLVQYALGAESDSYDRAIDVQISRLRRKLAFGETRADLIRTVRNEGYMFVPAVTRTREA; via the coding sequence ATGATCCGCTACCCGATCCGCCGTAACGTGAACCTGTCTACCCGAATCCTCATCGTCGACGACGACGCCGGCATCCGCAGCCTGGTGGCGTCCTTCCTGGAGAAGCACGGCTTCCATGTCGATGCGGCTGGCCATCCCGCGGAAATGCGCGAGCGGCTCGCGCAGGCCGACTACGCGCTGATCGTGCTCGACGTGATGATGCCCGGCGAAGACGGCCTGAGCGCGCTGCGCGAGCTGCAGCGCATCGGCGGGCCGCCGGTCATCATGCTGTCGGCCGTGGGCACGGACATCGACCGCATCGTGGGCCTGGAGATCGGCGCCGAAGACTACCTGGCCAAGCCCTGCAATCCGCGCGAGCTGCTGGCGCGCATCCGCACCGTGCTGCGGCGCACCGCGCACGCGGCCGCTGTCGGGCTGCCGGCGCAACAACCCGTGCCGCCGCCGCTTTCCGGCGCGGCCGCAGCGCAAGAGGCGCAGCAGCCCACGGTGCTGCACTTCGCGGGCTGGCGCATGGACCTCGAAACCCGGCTGCTGCATGACCCGCAAGACCGCCCGGTGGACCTCTCCGACGGCGAATTCCGCCTGCTGCGCGCGCTGGTGCAGCACCCACGGCGGGTGCTCACGCGCGACCAGCTGGTGCAGTACGCGCTCGGCGCCGAGAGTGATTCGTACGACCGCGCCATCGACGTGCAGATCAGCCGCCTGCGACGCAAGCTGGCCTTTGGCGAGACGCGCGCCGACCTGATCCGCACCGTGCGCAACGAGGGCTACATGTTCGTGCCCGCCGTAACGCGCACGCGCGAAGCCTGA
- a CDS encoding TonB-dependent siderophore receptor, translating to MLVLWAAAQIGRAHAQEAQNKETSSLPTVTVTAESQDDSQQHLGAKVSSGALGARSQLETPFSTTVVTSEDMAERQVSKLGDVFALDASVSDNSGAYSSWASYITVRGLPLDWQNAYRINGQPFLSYAITMPYEHFEQIELLKGSSGFMYGFGSPGGIVNYVTKKPTDTPVRSIEVGYKTAGIWSEHVDLGGRFGTDDRFGYRLNATHEEGKTYNDGNIRRDSVSLGLDAKLTDRLTWTFDSLYQKRTSTGQTPSIYLGSYTGTSLPSTISANNASLVGPGQHLATDFRLYSTGLQYQLSPDWTLSTSYSHSSATRSRNEGISYLQDASGSYDDYRSDSEEGHRFNQWQAMATGKLRTGDFEHQVTLGASWQKQVNYYSSNAVYQLVGTGSIFGQNTNSYNSVTNLTPYRNSDITQRAVFASDTMKLSEKWSVLAGLRSTTYEQVGYDTTGLQNSTYRKSGVITPTLALMYKPAPDTTLYTSYVESLEPGSTVSNLYANDGALLNPLKSRQYELGVKTERERWSATAALFRIERGAEYANSSNVLVQDGQSIYQGLELGASTRLGSQWQIGGNLMLLDSSYERGSSYVGNRVAGAPKLVATAQVSYTVAQVPGLKLSADMKYTGNTMLNAANQLTVPGYTIANIGASYTTRIGGRNTTFRAAINNVANRKYWEYQYDNYIKPGDPRTFSLSAKLDF from the coding sequence CTGCTGGTGCTGTGGGCGGCCGCCCAGATTGGCCGCGCACATGCACAGGAGGCGCAAAACAAAGAAACCTCCTCGCTGCCGACCGTCACGGTCACGGCCGAATCGCAGGACGATTCGCAGCAGCACCTCGGCGCCAAGGTGAGCAGCGGCGCGCTCGGTGCTCGCTCGCAACTTGAAACGCCCTTCTCCACCACCGTCGTGACCAGCGAGGACATGGCCGAGCGCCAGGTGTCGAAGCTGGGCGACGTGTTCGCGCTCGACGCATCGGTATCCGACAACAGCGGTGCCTACAGCAGCTGGGCCAGCTACATCACGGTGCGCGGCCTGCCGCTGGACTGGCAGAACGCCTACCGCATCAACGGCCAGCCCTTTCTCAGCTACGCCATCACCATGCCCTATGAACACTTCGAGCAGATCGAGCTGCTCAAGGGCTCGTCGGGCTTCATGTACGGCTTTGGCTCGCCGGGCGGCATCGTCAACTACGTGACGAAGAAGCCGACCGACACGCCGGTGCGCAGCATCGAGGTCGGCTACAAGACCGCCGGCATCTGGAGCGAGCACGTCGACCTGGGCGGGCGCTTCGGCACCGACGACCGTTTCGGCTACCGGCTCAATGCCACGCACGAGGAGGGCAAGACCTACAACGACGGCAACATCCGCCGCGACTCGGTGTCGCTCGGGCTCGACGCGAAGCTCACCGACAGGCTCACCTGGACCTTCGACTCGCTCTACCAGAAGCGCACCTCCACAGGCCAGACGCCATCGATCTACCTGGGCAGCTACACGGGCACGAGCCTGCCGTCCACGATCAGCGCCAACAACGCGAGCCTTGTGGGCCCCGGCCAGCACCTGGCCACCGACTTCAGGCTCTATTCGACCGGCCTGCAATACCAGCTGTCGCCTGACTGGACGCTCAGCACCAGCTACAGCCACAGCAGTGCCACACGCAGCCGCAACGAAGGCATCTCCTACCTGCAGGACGCAAGCGGCAGCTATGACGACTACCGCTCCGACAGCGAGGAAGGCCATCGCTTCAACCAGTGGCAGGCCATGGCCACGGGCAAGCTGCGCACCGGCGACTTCGAGCACCAGGTGACGCTGGGCGCGTCGTGGCAAAAGCAGGTCAACTACTACAGCAGCAACGCCGTCTACCAGCTGGTGGGCACCGGCAGCATCTTCGGGCAGAACACCAACAGCTACAACAGCGTGACGAACCTCACGCCCTACCGCAACAGCGACATCACGCAGCGCGCAGTATTCGCGAGCGACACGATGAAGCTGTCCGAAAAGTGGTCGGTGCTGGCCGGCCTGCGCAGCACCACCTACGAACAGGTCGGCTACGACACCACCGGCCTGCAGAATTCCACCTACCGCAAGAGCGGCGTGATCACGCCCACGCTGGCGCTCATGTACAAACCCGCGCCCGACACCACGCTGTACACCAGCTATGTCGAATCGCTGGAGCCCGGCAGCACCGTGAGCAACCTCTACGCCAACGACGGCGCACTGCTCAACCCGCTGAAGAGCCGCCAGTACGAACTGGGCGTGAAGACCGAACGCGAACGCTGGAGCGCCACGGCCGCGCTGTTCCGCATCGAGCGCGGCGCCGAATACGCCAACAGCTCCAACGTGCTGGTGCAGGACGGCCAGTCGATCTACCAGGGCCTGGAGCTCGGCGCTTCCACACGGCTGGGCTCGCAGTGGCAGATCGGCGGCAACCTGATGCTGCTCGACAGCTCGTACGAGCGCGGCAGCAGCTACGTCGGCAACCGCGTGGCGGGCGCGCCGAAGCTGGTGGCGACCGCGCAGGTGTCGTACACGGTGGCGCAAGTGCCCGGCCTCAAGCTGTCGGCCGACATGAAGTACACGGGCAACACCATGCTGAACGCGGCGAACCAGCTGACCGTGCCCGGCTACACCATCGCCAACATCGGCGCGAGCTACACGACGCGCATCGGCGGGCGCAACACGACCTTCCGCGCGGCCATCAACAACGTGGCGAACCGGAAGTACTGGGAATACCAGTACGACAACTACATCAAGCCCGGCGACCCGCGCACCTTCAGCCTGAGCGCCAAGCTCGACTTCTAG